In one Pempheris klunzingeri isolate RE-2024b chromosome 8, fPemKlu1.hap1, whole genome shotgun sequence genomic region, the following are encoded:
- the mcl1b gene encoding induced myeloid leukemia cell differentiation protein Mcl-1b codes for MNIIPTKRAAFNLTTGVMSYILPQNGVVEGSMHYGTGDSSPQFAVGSSIDTQNGNVGPIDAPKRPKNLGVNSTNGYATKSLREDDDAIADSSLPCTPEMQSDSELDVSSCPAGDLVLESDTRQLISRFLRDSTGLSKSQWNESKELSTMKRVVQDVLEKHRYAYNGMINKLSLDERGDDTRFVSAVAKSLFADGTTNWGRIASLVAFGAVVSQYLKERGRENCVDLVGQEISTYLLSAQRDWLVKNNSWDGFVEFFRVADPESTVRNTLMAFAGFAGIGATLALLIR; via the exons ATGAATATCATTCCGACGAAACGGGCTGCGTTCAACTTAACGACCGGAGTCATGAGCTATATCCTTCCTCAAAATGGAGTCGTGGAGGGATCCATGCACTACGGCACGGGAGATTCGTCCCCGCAATTTGCGGTGGGCTCTTCAATAGACACTCAAAACGGGAACGTCGGTCCCATCGATGCCCCCAAACGGCCCAAGAACCTGGGAGTGAACTCCACTAACGGGTATGCGACAAAAAGCCTTCGGGAGGACGACGACGCCATCGCGGACAGCTCGCTGCCGTGCACCCCGGAGATGCAGTCGGACAGTGAGCTCGACGTCTCCAGTTGTCCAGCAGGGGACTTAGTCTTGGAGAGCGATACGAGGCAACTCATTAGCCGCTTCCTGAGGGACTCTACGGGACTTTCTAAATCGCAATGGAATGAAAGCAAAGAACTCTCGACAATGAAAAGAGTTGTGCAGGACGTTTTGGAGAAACACAGATACGCATACAATG GTATGATCAACAAACTGTCACTGGACGAGAGAGGGGACGACACGAGGTTTGTCAGCGCGGTAGCAAAGAGCCTCTTCGCAGACGGAACCACCAACTGGGGTCGTATTGCCAGCCTGGTGGCCTTCGGGGCAGTGGTGTCTCAGTACCTGAAGGAGCGGGGCAGGGAGAACTGTGTGGATCTGGTGGGACAGGAGATCTCCACGTACCTGCTGTCTGCCCAGCGGGACTGGCTGGTCAAAAACAACTCCTGG GATGGCTTTGTTGAGTTCTTTCGAGTTGCAGACCCAGAGTCCACGGTGAGGAACACACTCATGGCCTTTGCTGGATTTGCTGGCATCGGGGCAACACTGGCCCTGTTGATCAGGTGA
- the ensab gene encoding endosulfine alpha b → MSSENVDSDTQVDYEDEKQDSQEKNANPVKAEEAKLKAKYPGLGQKPGGSDFLMKRLQKGQKYFDSGDYNMAKAKMKNKQLPVAGPDKNLVTGDHIPTPQDLPQRKSSLVTSKLAG, encoded by the exons ATGTCGTCAGAAAACGTGGACTCGGACACTCAGGTCGACTACGAGGACGAAAAACAG GACTCCCAGGAGAAGAATGCAAACCCGGTGAAGGCAGAGGAGGCCAAGCTGAAGGCCAAGTACCCCGGCCTGGGCCAGAAGCCAGGCGGCTCGGACTTCCTGATGAAGAGACTACAGAAAGGG caAAAGTACTTTGACTCGGGCGACTACAACATGGCCAAGGCCAAGATGAAGAACAAGCAGCTCCCCGTGGCGGGGCCCGACAAGAACCTGGTGACAGGCGACCACATTCCCACGCCGCAGGACCTGCCCCAGAGGAAGTCCTCCTTGGTGACCAGCAAACTAGCCGGCTAG